CGAGAAGGTCAAAACTTTTCGGTTCCCCCTTGACGCCGTTGAATGTCCTCACATTTGCGTCGATAAAATCCCTGATCTCATCACACTCCACGTAAAGCTGCCGGAGGCGCTTTTTAATGATCTCCTTTTCCCTGCGCCTCTCCTGAACCTTTTCCGGATGGCTTTCAGTATAGGAAGGGAGGTGGTTAAGCGCAGTAATAATACTCAGCAGTTCTGTAAAATAGGGATTGTTTTCATGAAGTGCATGTCGCAGCGTATCAATGCTGTGATTGAGGATGTGGGTATAGGTTTTCGGCATCACCGGGAATTTAAAGTTATAGTAATGTATGAAAAAAGAACCTTCCGAAAACGCCACAGTCAGCTCCTGGTTTTCCAGGACCCTTCCATATTGCTCCCCGAGAAAAGGGAGAAGGACTTTGTTGGTAAGCTCTTTCTTCACAGGGTTCCAGTCGATGTCAAAAAAATGCGAATATGGCGAACTCGGCCCGTTTTCCAGGACGTCAGTCCACCAGGCGTTCTCGAAGCTTGCTATGCACATGTGGTTAGGGACAATATCGAGGACCTGCCCCATGTCCCTGTTCTTAAGTTCTGCGATGAGTTCCGCATACTCCCCCTCAGTACCGACCTCAGGGTTGAGAACATGCGGGTCAACGACGTCGTATCCGTGGAGACTCTCCTTCGATGCCTTTAAGTACGGAGAGGAGTATATATCGCTGATCCCCAGATCGTAGAGGTACTGTACGATCTTTACGGCGTCGTTGAATGTAAACGAGGTATTAAACTGTAATCGATATGTGGATACGGGAATTCTCGGAATAAGTAATTTCTCTTTCTTCATTTTAACTCTCAGAACCCGCGACAACATTAAAATATATCAGCTCGCCCAGTTGTCTGAAGTGCTCTATCCAGACCTCCGCCTCTTTATCGCCATTCGCTGCTCTCGCGGAAAACTCCTCGAACGATCCCTTTGCGATCTTGTAATATATATTCTGTATTGTCCAGTAATCTATGTCAACGGGGATCGACCTCAAAAGCTCTATGATACTCTGAATCCTCGAAAGGAGAGGGAGATTCGCGGGGTCATTGAAAAGTTCCATCATAAAGCCTTCGAGCCTGTGTCTCACGATAAATTCAGCATCAGTAAGATCAAGAGATACCTTCCATTTTTTTATCTCCTCTATTGTTGTTCCTATCCGCTCGAGATCGATATCGTCTTTTTGGAACTCTCTCTTAATAGATGAAAGAAGGGCGTGCTCTGCAACTGTTATAAAGGCGTTCGGGACGGGCAACCCGGTTTCCTGTAAAAAATTCATCAGTATGCGGTCACTATCAAAGATCTTCTGATAGATCTTCTCATAATTTTCGATCGTTTCGCGCAATATCACCCGCAGCACCTCCCTCTGTTTATCCAGGAAGAGGTGTGCAAGAGAATAATTGTGCATTCCGAAGTGGGTGTCCATGAGGTGAATAATGTTTGCAACGTCGCCCTGTTCAAAGGCGCTCGTGATGTCATGTTTCATCGTACCGTACTGTTGATCGCCAAGAAACGATCTTACACCTCCATGGAAGATATGGCCTCCGAGGTACAGTACGCAGTAACTGATATCCTCTGCGTCACCTGTTATCTTTGAGGCAACAATTATTTTTCCGATGTCGAGCTTTTTCTCGCCGGAACGGATTGACTTCCGGTCCATCCTTCGTACAGCATAGCTGAACACATCGGCATCCTCCGGATATTCCTCGATCACCGAGCTTACCGCGTAGTGAACCGCTACTTTCTTCAGATCAACCATAGCAGGTTTAACAAATTTTTCATACAGTATGGCTCCGTTGCCATGTTCCTGGACGTTGCTTTCTGCTTTTGCCAGTTTTTCCAGAAAAGCGGATTCTATATTGCCCTCAGACAGTTCCATGGCAAGCTGTATTGCCCTGGCGGCATACTTGAGTATCTGTATCGTTTCAATCCCCGAAAGCTCGTCAAAGAACCAGCCGCAGCTTGTGTACATGAGCATGGCGTGTCTCTGCATTTCGAGCAGCTTAAGAATGATTATTTCATCGTCATGTCTTAAATCCCCTATCTTATGCCTTTGAATAAATTCATCAAAACGGTTGCGGGAGCGATCAAGGATTATTTCGATATAATCATTTCTCGCCTGCCATGGATCCTTCAGGTATTTTCCCGCGTTCTTTTCATAGATCACGAAAAGATTATCTCTCAACCAGTCAAGGGCCTCTCGCAATGGCGCCCTCCATGACTGATTCCATCCGGGGTACCCGCCCGAGTTACATCCGCAATCACTCCTCCATCGCTCTATACCATGGTAGCAGCTCCATGAGGTATTTTCAAAGATCTGTACCTCGTGGGAAGGTGGATGCTTTGCAAGATATTCCCCGTAGTTTGTAAGTTGTGCAAGCCCTTTATGCTCTATGAAATCGAGAGCATACGCGAGGGCCATCTCGCCGAACCTGTGATGATGTCCGTAGGTTTCACCGTCTGTGGCGATGTTGAGGAGCTGCGGCCATTGCCTCATATCGGAAAAGCCGGTGAGCAGGCGCTTTGCAAAATCCTCCCCTCTCTCAAGCAATTTTTCGAAAGCAACCGCACTGGATATTGGTCCATCATAGAAAAATATATTGATCTTGCGGCCTGAAGCAAG
This Syntrophorhabdaceae bacterium DNA region includes the following protein-coding sequences:
- a CDS encoding alpha-amylase family glycosyl hydrolase: MKKEKLLIPRIPVSTYRLQFNTSFTFNDAVKIVQYLYDLGISDIYSSPYLKASKESLHGYDVVDPHVLNPEVGTEGEYAELIAELKNRDMGQVLDIVPNHMCIASFENAWWTDVLENGPSSPYSHFFDIDWNPVKKELTNKVLLPFLGEQYGRVLENQELTVAFSEGSFFIHYYNFKFPVMPKTYTHILNHSIDTLRHALHENNPYFTELLSIITALNHLPSYTESHPEKVQERRREKEIIKKRLRQLYVECDEIRDFIDANVRTFNGVKGEPKSFDLLDNLLREQIYRFSHWRVAAEEINYKRFFDINSLGALHMQKEDVFRET
- a CDS encoding DUF3536 domain-containing protein, whose product is MDRYICIHGHFYQPPRENPWLEAIEVQDSAYPYHDWNARINAESYAPNSASRILDGDKRIIEIVSNYSKISFNFGPTILSWMDQNSPEVYRAILESDKESLKKRSGHGNAIAQSYNHIIMPLAHERDKRTQAIWGIKDFEYRFRRLPEGMWLPETAVDLETLDILAELGILFVILAPRQAFRVRKIGTGRWKDVSNARIDPTRAYLLRLASGRKINIFFYDGPISSAVAFEKLLERGEDFAKRLLTGFSDMRQWPQLLNIATDGETYGHHHRFGEMALAYALDFIEHKGLAQLTNYGEYLAKHPPSHEVQIFENTSWSCYHGIERWRSDCGCNSGGYPGWNQSWRAPLREALDWLRDNLFVIYEKNAGKYLKDPWQARNDYIEIILDRSRNRFDEFIQRHKIGDLRHDDEIIILKLLEMQRHAMLMYTSCGWFFDELSGIETIQILKYAARAIQLAMELSEGNIESAFLEKLAKAESNVQEHGNGAILYEKFVKPAMVDLKKVAVHYAVSSVIEEYPEDADVFSYAVRRMDRKSIRSGEKKLDIGKIIVASKITGDAEDISYCVLYLGGHIFHGGVRSFLGDQQYGTMKHDITSAFEQGDVANIIHLMDTHFGMHNYSLAHLFLDKQREVLRVILRETIENYEKIYQKIFDSDRILMNFLQETGLPVPNAFITVAEHALLSSIKREFQKDDIDLERIGTTIEEIKKWKVSLDLTDAEFIVRHRLEGFMMELFNDPANLPLLSRIQSIIELLRSIPVDIDYWTIQNIYYKIAKGSFEEFSARAANGDKEAEVWIEHFRQLGELIYFNVVAGSES